The following are encoded in a window of Panulirus ornatus isolate Po-2019 chromosome 6, ASM3632096v1, whole genome shotgun sequence genomic DNA:
- the LOC139749054 gene encoding DNA-directed primase/polymerase protein-like, producing MENSKREQDTCTTFNVDGFYGKARQTRDQVLHVAKLVKHMEQNPLPCNYHPGILGPPTTWKTFSRQSEAIKFAQDHGDGLMVFSFEGDAIGEGGKRNYVVTHPSMMWIRHCGRLPNQRCTYEVIQKQSVCKLYFDLEFLYTYNPKRDGVSMTNTFIQIVCYFLHKEFNIFCTRKHILDLSSTSSSKFSRHLIFNIPGAAFATNIHVGHFVVMICNKIRDWVKKRETVNVPGITLSDIKNLFVVDSKNTEVLFCDEGVYTRNRNFRMFQSTKLGKNSPLIISQENEYVPNNKYGVYQEEKIFQDSLITLVENGCRVLRYGESCHHVRSKTKNDNKKLLETEGCSQSPYPEIDNYIQTIIGLGYIRCWYYFSQSERLVYEIALNRFCYNIGREHKSNGIMYVVDLKSAMYYQKCHDPDCKEFRSEAWPLPENTVFWQNMTDDDIKWLHSVNDCDSDDDDDDRMLLTALSQVEMEDVSDEQLVIAAEAFEIWDKLDHALNSSCSLQGSQQNSHINFSQKGNAWERLSFVSTQGSSFFDELSHNITQDLDLSQHHLEAGLYRKTEADKEFAKAAADPPQNVEDFANAAISFEDDSDDEFTRAATVVEEQILNQNYEMEFIC from the coding sequence ATGGAAAATAGCAAAAGAGAACAAGATACATGCACCACATTCAACGTTGATGGCTTCTATGGCAAAGCTCGACAGACACGAGATCAGGTTCTTCATGTGGCAAAATTGGTTAAGCATATGGAACAGAATCCCTTACCATGTAATTATCATCCAGGTATTCTTGGACCACCAACCACTTGGAAGACATTTTCTCGTCAGTCAGAGGCAATTAAGTTTGCACAGGATCATGGAGATGGACTAATGGTTTTTTCTTTTGAAGGGGATGCCATTGGAGAAGGTGGTAAAAGAAATTATGTGGTTACTCATCCTTCCATGATGTGGATTCGGCATTGTGGACGACTTCCAAACCAGAGGTGTACATATGAAGTCATACAAAAACAATCTGTTTGTAAACTTTACTTTGATCTTGAGTTCCTCTACACTTATAACCCAAAGAGGGATGGGGTTTCTATGACTAATACTTTTATTCAGATAGTTTGTTATTTCCTTCACAAAGAATTCAACATCTTTTGTACCAGAAAACATATCTTAGATCTAAGCAGTACTTCCTCCAGTAAATTTAGTCGTCATCTAATTTTTAATATCCCAGGTGCTGCATTTGCTACTAACATTCATGTTGGGCATTTTGTTGTGATGATATGCAATAAAATCAGAGACTGggttaagaaaagagagactgTGAACGTTCCTGGTATTACATTAAGTGATATCAAGAATCTGTTTGTGGTAGATTCCAAAAATACTGAAGTTCTCTTTTGTGATGAAGGAGTTTACACCAGAAACAGAAATTTCAGGATGTTTCAGTCCACGAAGTTGGGAAAAAACTCCCCCTTGATTATCTCCCAAGAAAACGAGTATGTACCAAATAATAAGTATGGAGTGtatcaagaagaaaaaatatttcaggATTCTCTCATTACTCTGGTGGAGAACGGTTGTAGAGTTTTAAGATATGGAGAAAGTTGCCATCACGTGAGATCAAAAactaagaatgataataaaaagctTTTAGAAACAGAAGGCTGCAGTCAGTCACCATACCCAGAAATTGATAACTACATTCAAACGATTATTGGCTTGGGCTACATACGCTGCTGGTATTATTTTTCTCAGAGTGAGAGGTTAGTATATGAAATAGCTCTTAATAGGTTTTGCTATAACATTGGACGTGAGCATAAGAGTAATGGAATTATGTATGTTGTTGACCTTAAGAGTGCTATGTATTATCAGAAGTGTCATGACCCTGACTGCAAAGAATTTAGGTCTGAGGCCTGGCCTTTGCCGGAGAATACTGTCTTTTGGCAGAACATGACGGATGATGACATTAAATGGCTTCATTCTGTGAATgattgtgatagtgatgatgatgatgatgatagaatgtTACTGACTGCACTATCTCAAGTTGAGATGGAGGATGTGTCAGATGAACAGCTTGTGATTGCTGCAGAAGCATTTGAGATATGGGACAAGCTTGACCATGCTTTAAACTCTTCATGCAGTCTTCAGGGATCTCAACAGAACTCACATATTAATTTTTCACAGAAAGGCAACGCATGGGAAAGACTTTCTTTCGTTTCAACTCAAGGTAGTTCTTTCTTTGATGAATTATCACACAACATTACACAAGATTTGGACTTGTCTCAACATCATTTGGAAGCAGGATTATATAGAAAAACTGAAGCTGACAAAGAGTTTGCAAAAGCAGCAGCTGATCCTCCACAAAATGTTGAAGATTTTGCTAATGCAGCAATTAGTTttgaagatgatagtgatgacgaGTTTACTAGGGCAGCAACTGTTGTTGAAGAGCAGATATTGAATCAGAACTATGAAATGGAATTTATCTGTTAA